From Chryseobacterium gallinarum, one genomic window encodes:
- a CDS encoding DegT/DnrJ/EryC1/StrS family aminotransferase has translation MKKIQMVDLQSQYYKIKNDVDNAVLNVMDSAAFINGPEVKSFQNELESYLDVKHVIPCANGTDALQIALMALDLKEGDEVITADFTFAATVEVIHLLKLKSVLVDVDYDTFTISTDQIRKAITPKTKAIIPVHIFGQCANMEEILKIAEEHNLYVIEDNAQAIGAEYTFSDGTVKYAGTMSTVGTTSFFPSKNLGCYGDGGAIFTNNDELAHRLRGIVNHGMYERYYHDEVGVNSRLDSIQAAVLRKKLPHLDSYNEARRKAADYYDEAFANHPHILTPVRSESSTHVFHQYTLRILNGKRNELQKFLAEKEIPAMIYYPVALRKQKAYFQESNDADFVNTDKLLDQVISLPMHTELDEEQLKYITDAVLEFMK, from the coding sequence ATGAAAAAAATTCAGATGGTTGACTTGCAAAGTCAGTATTACAAAATAAAGAATGATGTAGACAATGCAGTTTTAAATGTAATGGATTCGGCAGCTTTTATTAACGGCCCTGAAGTAAAGTCTTTCCAGAATGAATTGGAGTCTTATTTAGACGTAAAGCATGTAATTCCATGTGCCAATGGAACCGATGCATTACAGATCGCTTTAATGGCTTTAGACCTGAAAGAAGGAGATGAAGTAATTACTGCTGATTTTACTTTTGCAGCAACAGTGGAGGTTATTCATCTGCTTAAACTAAAATCTGTTTTAGTAGATGTTGACTATGATACATTTACCATTTCAACAGATCAGATCAGAAAAGCAATTACCCCGAAAACAAAAGCAATTATCCCTGTACATATATTCGGGCAATGTGCCAATATGGAAGAAATATTGAAAATTGCTGAAGAACACAACCTATACGTTATAGAAGATAATGCACAGGCAATAGGAGCAGAATACACGTTCTCCGATGGAACAGTAAAATATGCAGGGACAATGTCTACGGTAGGTACCACTTCTTTCTTTCCTTCAAAAAATTTAGGATGCTATGGTGATGGCGGAGCTATCTTTACCAATAATGACGAATTGGCCCACCGCCTGAGAGGAATTGTAAATCATGGAATGTATGAAAGATATTATCATGATGAGGTAGGAGTGAACTCTCGTTTGGATAGTATCCAGGCTGCTGTTTTAAGAAAAAAACTCCCACACCTGGATTCTTATAACGAAGCAAGAAGGAAAGCCGCAGATTATTATGATGAAGCATTTGCCAATCATCCTCATATTCTTACCCCTGTAAGATCTGAAAGCTCCACCCATGTATTCCACCAGTATACCTTAAGAATTCTTAACGGTAAACGAAATGAACTGCAAAAATTCCTTGCTGAAAAAGAAATTCCGGCAATGATTTATTACCCTGTAGCATTAAGAAAACAAAAAGCATATTTTCAGGAAAGTAATGATGCCGATTTTGTGAATACAGATAAGCTCCTGGATCAGGTTATCTCTTTACCAATGCATACTGAGCTGGATGAAGAGCAGTTGAAATATATTACAGACGCGGTACTTGAGTTTATGAAGTAG
- a CDS encoding lipocalin-like domain-containing protein produces MKKQLLLFAFSAVALTSCKDDDLQAYEMEMMKGDWKEVKTEVISGKDNKTVLSTTTPQGCSIKNTLFFRTDFYVSYTAYTGTGADCQPNAKSEGKYTYDEESKILGIKFDNDENKDYRVDILTSKDLRVAQKFGSFDQDGDKIPDIVYITYKR; encoded by the coding sequence ATGAAAAAACAACTACTTTTATTTGCCTTTTCTGCTGTAGCGCTTACCTCTTGTAAAGATGATGATCTTCAAGCTTATGAAATGGAGATGATGAAAGGAGATTGGAAGGAGGTTAAAACGGAAGTCATCTCAGGAAAAGATAATAAAACAGTACTTTCTACCACTACTCCACAAGGATGCAGTATCAAAAATACCCTGTTCTTCAGAACCGATTTTTATGTAAGTTATACTGCTTACACAGGAACCGGAGCAGATTGTCAGCCTAATGCAAAAAGTGAAGGGAAATATACCTATGATGAAGAATCCAAAATTTTGGGGATTAAGTTTGACAATGATGAAAACAAAGATTACCGGGTTGATATATTAACCAGCAAAGATCTGAGAGTTGCTCAGAAATTTGGAAGCTTTGACCAGGACGGAGATAAAATTCCGGATATTGTCTATATTACTTACAAAAGATAA
- a CDS encoding iron-containing alcohol dehydrogenase, with amino-acid sequence MLNFEFKNPTKILFGKGEIAKISNEIPKEARILMIYGGGSIKNNGVYDQVKEALKDHEVYEFGGVPANPEYEVLTKAIDFIKENNVTYLLAVGGGSVIDGTKFISAAARYNGEPWDILRKQVRTFEGEGMPFGSILTLPATGSEMNSGYVISRRETNEKLSSGGPGLFPQFSVLDPEVVRSIPKNQIVNGITDAYTHVLEQYMTAPSSADLQERIAESILISLQETAPKVLAEDFNYDAAGNFMWCCTMALNGLIQKGVITDWAVHAMGHELTAYFGIDHARTLAIIAPSHYRYNFDSKKGKLAQYAERVWGIKDGTVEEKAEMGIKKLEEFFHSLHIKTRLSEYTEDYKGTAERVEKAFTDRNWAGLGEYRKLTPQDAFKIVEMSY; translated from the coding sequence ATGCTTAATTTTGAGTTTAAAAATCCGACTAAAATACTTTTCGGGAAAGGTGAAATTGCCAAGATTTCCAATGAAATCCCTAAGGAAGCCAGAATATTAATGATCTACGGTGGTGGAAGCATCAAAAACAATGGGGTATATGATCAGGTAAAAGAAGCACTTAAGGATCATGAGGTCTATGAATTTGGCGGAGTTCCTGCCAATCCTGAATATGAAGTGCTGACGAAAGCCATAGATTTTATTAAAGAAAACAATGTCACCTATCTTCTTGCTGTAGGAGGAGGCTCAGTTATTGACGGAACAAAGTTTATCTCTGCAGCGGCCAGATATAACGGCGAGCCTTGGGATATCCTGAGAAAACAGGTAAGAACATTCGAAGGGGAAGGAATGCCGTTTGGAAGTATTCTTACGCTTCCTGCTACCGGTTCTGAAATGAATTCAGGATACGTTATCTCAAGAAGGGAAACTAACGAAAAGCTTTCTTCAGGAGGGCCAGGACTTTTTCCCCAATTTTCTGTTTTGGATCCTGAAGTCGTTAGATCTATTCCTAAAAACCAGATTGTAAACGGCATTACCGACGCCTATACCCATGTATTGGAACAATATATGACTGCCCCTTCTTCTGCAGATCTGCAGGAAAGAATTGCGGAAAGTATTCTGATCAGTCTTCAGGAAACAGCTCCTAAAGTATTGGCTGAAGATTTCAACTATGATGCTGCCGGAAATTTTATGTGGTGCTGTACAATGGCTTTAAACGGGCTTATCCAGAAAGGAGTAATTACAGACTGGGCTGTACATGCAATGGGACATGAGCTTACCGCTTATTTTGGTATCGACCATGCCAGAACATTAGCGATTATTGCTCCATCACATTACCGTTATAATTTTGACAGCAAAAAAGGAAAGCTTGCACAATACGCTGAAAGAGTATGGGGAATTAAAGATGGAACAGTAGAAGAAAAAGCAGAGATGGGTATAAAAAAACTGGAAGAGTTTTTCCACAGTCTTCATATCAAGACCAGACTTTCGGAATATACGGAAGATTATAAGGGAACTGCTGAAAGAGTGGAAAAAGCATTTACAGACAGAAACTGGGCAGGTCTTGGAGAATACAGAAAATTAACGCCTCAGGATGCTTTTAAGATTGTTGAGATGAGCTATTAA
- a CDS encoding GDSL-type esterase/lipase family protein, producing MKKILSAFLLLSFALFFSQEKKPMFWQDIQNFKKEDQQNPPPKNAILFLGSSSFTKWTDVADYFPDKTIINRGFGGSRLTDLNDFADDLLAPYQPKQIIIYCGENDFADNHQLKAKEVVKRYKSFYKKIRKRFPHIEVDYISIKYSPSREVIWPQIREANKKIAAFMEKEPNAEFIDVTKAMEDENGNVRKDIFVEDMLHFKPEGYQIWTKVMKPYMK from the coding sequence ATGAAGAAGATTTTATCAGCATTTCTATTGCTGTCTTTCGCCCTTTTCTTTTCGCAGGAAAAAAAGCCGATGTTCTGGCAGGACATTCAGAATTTCAAAAAAGAGGACCAGCAGAACCCGCCTCCCAAGAATGCCATTCTTTTTCTGGGAAGTTCTTCTTTTACAAAATGGACCGATGTAGCCGACTATTTCCCGGATAAAACAATTATCAACAGAGGTTTTGGCGGCTCCAGGCTTACCGATCTTAATGATTTTGCAGATGACCTGCTGGCTCCTTATCAACCCAAACAGATTATAATTTACTGTGGTGAAAATGATTTTGCAGACAATCACCAGTTGAAAGCAAAGGAAGTAGTTAAGAGGTATAAATCTTTTTATAAGAAAATACGAAAAAGATTCCCTCATATTGAAGTAGACTACATTTCTATCAAATATTCTCCGAGCAGAGAAGTGATCTGGCCACAGATCAGGGAAGCTAATAAAAAGATTGCTGCTTTCATGGAAAAAGAACCCAATGCTGAGTTCATTGATGTTACCAAAGCTATGGAAGATGAAAACGGGAATGTAAGAAAGGATATTTTTGTAGAAGATATGCTGCACTTTAAACCGGAAGGCTACCAGATTTGGACGAAGGTAATGAAACCTTATATGAAATAA
- a CDS encoding Crp/Fnr family transcriptional regulator — MGYIREYYEQIIKLQESEWSFIAKHFHRKVFPKNEIITLQGSTENFLSFIESGLVRSYIPDDEYGYTFGFGFEKEFICAYDSFLTRTPSEYEMQALTETVAWQISYDDLQKVYKETNVGNHLGRFASEKLFLSKSKRELSLLKFTAKQRYLQLFTEQPELLQRVPLKYIASYIGVTPQALSRIRRQIN, encoded by the coding sequence ATGGGCTACATCAGAGAATATTATGAACAGATTATAAAACTGCAGGAATCCGAATGGTCATTTATAGCAAAACACTTTCACAGAAAAGTATTTCCTAAGAATGAGATTATTACATTGCAGGGCAGTACGGAAAATTTTCTTTCTTTTATAGAATCCGGTCTGGTAAGGTCTTATATTCCTGATGATGAATATGGCTATACTTTCGGTTTTGGATTTGAAAAGGAGTTTATCTGTGCGTATGACTCTTTTCTTACCCGAACGCCTTCTGAATATGAAATGCAGGCACTGACAGAAACCGTGGCATGGCAGATTTCTTATGATGACCTGCAGAAAGTTTACAAAGAAACCAACGTTGGTAATCATTTAGGCCGTTTTGCCTCTGAAAAATTATTTTTATCCAAAAGCAAAAGAGAGCTTTCTTTACTGAAGTTTACAGCTAAGCAGCGTTATTTACAATTATTTACCGAGCAGCCTGAGCTTCTGCAGCGTGTTCCCCTCAAATATATTGCTTCCTATATTGGAGTTACTCCACAGGCTTTAAGCAGGATCCGCAGGCAAATTAATTAA
- a CDS encoding phosphoenolpyruvate carboxylase gives MIHDQRAEKFRQIVENKFQIYNSLFMSLPYDKMTNIGMLLPFLYEESRTGYEAGKTPEIIVEEFFKNHTDLETEEQKLELLFKIIQYIERQVVLFDSIEDAAFPNLHSESDNGTVTNLFERSFQDHKLEKVREKLKDFSVKVVFTAHPTQFYPSSVQRIIQDLRGAITSDSVTQIDMLLQQLGKTPFVNKEKPTPIDEALSIISYLRYVYYDTIGELFTKIKKTFGNGHFHLHEDIIQLGFWPGGDRDGNPFVTADVTKRVAEELRSAILKSYYSHLKFIRRRLSFRGVSEILTQLSEELYAAIFNGKSITAEDILAKADEAENILIHEHNSLFLDLLTNFRDRVRIFGTHFATLDIRQDSRIHQKAIDEVFARLYGNEEADPQQKFTRLIQVSEKINPDDFEDIVKDTLLTVSQVSEIQNVNGLRGMNRYIISNSDAVKDVMNVYAFFKVCGYKDEEINMDIVPLFETMEGLANAENVMNELYQNPVYKKHIERRGNQQTIMLGFSDGTKDGGYLKANWEIYKAKELLTKLSEQHHIKVIFFDGRGGPPARGGGKTHDFYASQGKTIANNKIELTIQGQTITSIFGNKEQAKYNFEQLLTAGVENDVFKNAKKELTEKERKLIAELAEISYKKYADLKAHPMFVPYLQEMSTLEYYGKTNIGSRPSKRGNGSELKFEDLRAIPFVGSWSQLKQNVPGFFGFGYAMQQMKEQGRFEEVRELYKGSDFFKTLVLNSMMSMNKSYFPLTYYIKNNPKFGTFWNILFDEYELSKDIMLELTGFKMLQEEDPLSRKSVKIREKIVLPLLSIQQYALMKIQKGEGDKGAYEKLVTRSLFGNINASRNSA, from the coding sequence ATGATACACGACCAACGCGCAGAAAAATTCAGGCAGATTGTGGAAAATAAGTTCCAGATCTACAATTCATTATTTATGAGCCTGCCATATGATAAAATGACCAATATCGGGATGTTGCTTCCCTTCCTTTATGAGGAAAGCAGAACCGGCTATGAAGCAGGAAAAACTCCCGAGATTATTGTAGAAGAATTTTTTAAAAATCATACAGACCTTGAGACTGAGGAGCAAAAGCTCGAACTGCTTTTTAAGATCATTCAATATATAGAAAGACAGGTGGTCTTGTTTGACAGTATTGAGGATGCAGCATTTCCCAACCTTCACTCCGAAAGCGATAACGGAACAGTCACCAATCTTTTTGAACGTTCTTTTCAGGACCATAAGCTTGAAAAAGTGCGCGAAAAGCTGAAGGACTTTAGTGTAAAAGTTGTATTCACAGCTCACCCTACACAATTTTATCCGAGTTCAGTACAACGTATTATCCAGGACCTGAGGGGAGCCATTACCAGTGATTCCGTTACCCAGATCGATATGCTTTTACAACAGTTGGGAAAAACACCTTTTGTGAACAAAGAGAAACCCACACCGATTGACGAAGCACTGAGCATTATTTCGTATTTGAGATACGTGTACTATGATACCATCGGAGAATTATTTACAAAAATTAAAAAAACGTTTGGAAACGGACATTTTCATTTACACGAAGACATCATCCAGCTTGGTTTCTGGCCGGGTGGTGACAGGGATGGAAACCCTTTCGTAACAGCAGATGTTACCAAAAGAGTGGCAGAAGAACTTCGTTCTGCCATTCTGAAGTCCTATTACAGTCATTTAAAGTTTATCAGGAGAAGGCTGAGTTTCAGGGGAGTTTCAGAGATCCTGACTCAATTGAGTGAAGAATTGTATGCTGCTATTTTCAATGGAAAAAGCATTACTGCAGAAGATATTTTAGCAAAAGCAGATGAAGCTGAAAATATATTAATTCATGAACACAATTCTTTGTTTCTTGATCTTTTGACCAATTTCAGGGACCGGGTGAGAATTTTCGGGACTCATTTTGCAACGCTGGATATCCGGCAGGACAGCCGGATTCATCAGAAAGCAATTGATGAAGTATTTGCCAGACTTTACGGAAATGAGGAAGCTGACCCGCAACAGAAATTTACCCGACTGATTCAGGTTTCTGAAAAAATAAATCCCGATGATTTTGAGGATATTGTAAAAGATACACTGCTGACAGTTTCCCAGGTTTCTGAAATTCAGAATGTAAATGGTCTCAGAGGAATGAACCGTTATATCATTTCCAATTCTGATGCTGTAAAAGATGTTATGAATGTATATGCATTCTTCAAAGTTTGCGGATATAAAGACGAAGAGATCAATATGGATATCGTTCCCCTTTTTGAAACCATGGAAGGCCTTGCCAATGCCGAAAATGTAATGAATGAACTATATCAGAATCCTGTATATAAAAAACATATTGAAAGAAGAGGGAATCAGCAGACTATTATGCTTGGTTTTTCTGATGGAACCAAAGATGGAGGATATTTAAAAGCTAACTGGGAAATTTATAAGGCAAAAGAACTTTTAACAAAACTTTCTGAACAGCATCATATCAAAGTCATTTTCTTTGACGGAAGAGGAGGTCCTCCTGCAAGGGGTGGAGGAAAAACCCACGATTTTTACGCATCACAAGGTAAAACCATTGCCAATAATAAAATTGAATTAACAATTCAGGGGCAGACTATTACCAGTATTTTCGGAAATAAAGAACAGGCTAAGTATAATTTTGAACAGCTTTTAACAGCAGGAGTTGAAAATGATGTCTTTAAAAATGCTAAAAAAGAACTTACGGAAAAAGAAAGAAAACTGATTGCTGAACTGGCGGAAATCAGCTACAAAAAATACGCAGATCTGAAAGCCCACCCTATGTTTGTTCCCTATCTTCAGGAAATGAGTACACTGGAATACTATGGAAAAACAAATATCGGAAGCCGTCCTTCCAAAAGAGGAAACGGAAGTGAACTGAAGTTTGAAGATTTGAGAGCCATTCCATTTGTGGGATCATGGTCCCAGCTGAAGCAAAATGTGCCGGGATTCTTCGGCTTTGGATATGCCATGCAGCAAATGAAAGAGCAGGGAAGATTTGAAGAAGTAAGAGAATTATACAAAGGTTCGGACTTTTTTAAAACATTGGTTCTAAACTCCATGATGAGTATGAACAAATCTTATTTTCCCTTGACATATTATATCAAAAACAATCCGAAATTCGGCACATTCTGGAATATCCTTTTTGATGAATACGAACTTTCAAAAGATATTATGCTTGAGCTGACCGGATTTAAAATGCTTCAGGAAGAAGATCCGCTATCCAGAAAATCAGTAAAAATCCGTGAAAAAATTGTTCTTCCGTTATTGAGTATTCAACAATACGCCTTGATGAAGATTCAAAAAGGAGAAGGAGATAAAGGCGCCTATGAAAAGCTGGTGACGCGTTCTTTATTCGGAAATATTAATGCCAGCAGAAACTCAGCGTAA
- a CDS encoding S8/S53 family peptidase codes for MKKFLLFCFLTGYLHIPAQTRLVFVYFTDKPNKSAFYANPLSELTQKSLNRRTTLGIPLNDQDAPIEQSYLQNLQNLGFTVTDYSKWLNGAAVQATPAQVSLLQAQPFVQSVESFARNGSTGGTIKPVDKWKDHSTTQKTLTTFNYGSGTAQIDQVNIRPLHVAGYTGTGVSIAVIDAGFPTVNTGSAFSRLWTNNQIKAGYDFVTKTNDIYNPSLSSHGTVVLGTIGGYLENIFVGSAPDADFYLYRSENAAVEVPEEEMYWIEAAEEADRKGVEIITTSLGYNVFDDPQYNYTYADMNGSTSFIARAAGIAAEKGIFVLAASGNSGQQPWHYLLTPSDHEKVFSIGSVDTAGISSDFSSYGPNSLGVIKPDGSTQGTATTTVYDGSTLTVNGTSIATPIAAGGVACFIQAFPSMNRDQIRLKLRQTASLYPNHTDQIGYGILNFGSLYSSVLDTSEALKKEKFSIFPNPVKNVLNITSKNEIKTLEVYDNLGRLIRKNSNQKSMNVADFSKGTYYLKIQAKDKIYYEKFIKE; via the coding sequence ATGAAAAAATTTTTACTTTTTTGTTTCTTAACCGGTTATCTTCATATTCCGGCTCAAACAAGGCTTGTTTTTGTATACTTTACGGATAAGCCCAATAAGTCGGCATTTTATGCCAATCCACTTTCAGAACTGACACAAAAGTCTCTCAACAGACGCACCACATTGGGAATTCCGCTCAATGATCAGGATGCTCCCATTGAACAATCATATCTGCAAAACCTTCAGAATCTTGGCTTTACTGTCACAGATTATTCAAAGTGGCTTAATGGTGCGGCTGTACAGGCAACTCCTGCACAGGTTTCTCTTCTGCAGGCCCAGCCTTTCGTGCAATCTGTCGAAAGTTTTGCCAGAAACGGATCAACAGGAGGCACAATTAAGCCGGTTGATAAATGGAAAGATCATTCAACCACTCAGAAAACACTCACAACCTTCAATTACGGATCTGGTACAGCCCAGATTGACCAGGTGAATATACGTCCCCTTCATGTGGCAGGATATACCGGAACCGGAGTTTCCATTGCTGTTATTGATGCAGGTTTTCCAACGGTAAATACTGGCAGTGCATTTTCCAGATTGTGGACTAATAACCAGATTAAAGCCGGTTATGATTTTGTCACCAAAACCAATGATATCTATAACCCATCTTTAAGTTCACATGGTACTGTGGTATTGGGAACTATAGGAGGATATCTGGAAAATATATTTGTAGGTTCCGCCCCCGATGCTGATTTTTATCTTTACCGGAGTGAAAACGCGGCAGTAGAAGTTCCTGAAGAGGAAATGTACTGGATTGAAGCTGCTGAAGAAGCTGACAGAAAAGGGGTAGAAATTATTACTACATCACTGGGCTACAATGTTTTTGACGACCCTCAATACAATTACACTTATGCTGATATGAACGGAAGCACCTCTTTTATTGCACGGGCAGCCGGAATTGCAGCAGAAAAAGGAATATTCGTTCTTGCAGCATCCGGAAATTCCGGGCAGCAACCCTGGCATTATCTGCTGACCCCTTCAGATCATGAAAAAGTATTTAGTATCGGATCGGTAGATACTGCCGGAATCTCATCAGATTTTTCTTCATATGGTCCTAATTCCCTTGGAGTGATAAAACCTGACGGAAGCACACAAGGTACTGCTACCACCACTGTATATGACGGATCTACCCTCACTGTAAACGGGACCTCTATTGCTACTCCTATTGCAGCAGGAGGCGTAGCTTGTTTCATTCAGGCCTTTCCTTCGATGAACAGGGATCAGATCAGATTGAAACTACGGCAAACAGCTTCCCTATATCCTAATCATACAGACCAGATAGGATATGGTATCCTGAATTTCGGTAGTCTTTACAGTTCTGTTTTGGATACTTCTGAGGCTTTGAAAAAAGAAAAATTCAGTATTTTCCCTAATCCTGTTAAAAATGTTTTGAATATTACCTCAAAAAATGAGATTAAAACATTGGAAGTTTATGATAATCTGGGAAGGCTCATCAGAAAAAATAGTAATCAAAAATCCATGAATGTGGCAGATTTTTCAAAAGGAACGTATTATCTGAAGATTCAGGCAAAGGATAAGATCTATTATGAAAAATTTATTAAAGAATAA
- the def gene encoding peptide deformylase, translated as MNLPILAYGNNILKQKCLQINEITPEIHQLVNDMWDTMENANGCGLASPQIGKPLQLFVVDSQITYQNLDTEDQILYFEKGDKGIKETFINAKIIHSSEEAWEDYEGCLSIPGLSQKVKRPWEITIEYLDRNFIKHTKTFKGMTARIIQHEYDHTQGVLYINRLKTLTKKLMESKLKKIASGNIVTGYPMKF; from the coding sequence ATGAATCTACCTATCCTTGCTTACGGAAATAATATTTTAAAACAGAAATGTCTCCAGATCAATGAAATTACTCCGGAAATTCATCAATTGGTAAATGACATGTGGGATACAATGGAGAATGCCAATGGTTGCGGACTTGCTTCACCCCAGATCGGGAAACCTTTACAACTCTTCGTTGTTGACAGTCAGATCACTTATCAAAACCTGGATACGGAAGATCAGATACTGTATTTCGAAAAAGGTGATAAGGGAATAAAAGAAACTTTTATCAATGCGAAAATAATCCATAGTTCAGAAGAAGCCTGGGAAGATTATGAAGGGTGCCTGAGCATTCCCGGACTTTCTCAAAAGGTAAAAAGGCCCTGGGAAATTACGATTGAATATCTGGACCGGAATTTTATAAAGCATACCAAAACTTTTAAAGGAATGACGGCAAGAATTATTCAACATGAGTATGATCATACTCAGGGAGTTTTATACATCAACCGACTGAAGACATTAACAAAGAAACTGATGGAATCTAAACTTAAGAAAATTGCCAGTGGGAATATTGTGACAGGGTATCCTATGAAGTTTTGA